Below is a genomic region from Bordetella pertussis 18323.
CCTTCGCCCGCGCCGGCGAACTGGGCTTTTGCGCCATCTATGCCAGCGAGGAGATCGGCGGACTGGGGCTGCCCCGGCTCGACGCCACGCTGGTCTTCGAGGAGATGGCGGCCGTGGACCCCTCGACCACGGCGTTCCTGACGATCCACAACATGGCCACCTGGATGGTGGGGCAATGGGCCCGGCCGGCGGTGCGCGAGCAGTGGGGGCCGCTGCTGGCCAGCGGCGAGAAGCTGGCGTCGTACTGCCTGACCGAACCCAATGCGGGCTCGGATGCCGGCTCGCTGGCCACGCGGGCCGAGCGCCAGGGCGATGATTACGTGCTCAACGGCGCCAAGGCCTTCATTTCGGGCGGCGGCGATACCGACCTGCTGGTGGTGATGGCGCGCACCGGCGGCGACGGGCCCGGCGGGGTCAGCGCCTTTGCCGTGCCCGCCGACGCCGCGGGCATCGCCTATGGCCGCAAGGAAGAGAAGATGGGCTGGAACAGCCAGTCCACGCGGCCCATCACGTTCGAGCAGGTGCGCGTGCCCGCCTCGCACATGCTGGGCGAGCCCGGCGAGGGCTTCAAGATCGCCATGAAGGGCCTGGACGGCGGGCGCATCAACATCGGCACCTGCTCGGTCGGCGCGGCCCAGGGCGCCATGGACGCGGCGCGCCGCTGCATGGACGAGCGGCGCCAGTTCAACCGCAAGCTGGCGCAGTTCCAGGCGCTGCAGTTCAAGCTGGCCGACATGGCCACGCACCTGGTGGCGGCGCGCCAGATGGTGCGGCTGGCCGCCTGCAAGCTGGACGCCGGCTCGGCCGACGCCAGCACCTATTGCGCCATGGCCAAGCGCTTCGCCACCGACATGGGTTTCCAGATCTGCCTGGACGCGCAGCAGATCCATGGCGGATATGGGTATTTGCGCGACTATCCGCTCGAGCGCCTGGTGCGCGATACTCGCGTGCACCAGATCCTGGAGGGCACGAACGAGATCATGCGGGTCATCGTCGCCCGACAATTGCTTGAAAAAGGAGCCGATATCCGATGAAT
It encodes:
- a CDS encoding acyl-CoA dehydrogenase family protein; translation: MDFELTDEQRAFAQAARDYAQGELAPHAARWDAEGIFPREAFARAGELGFCAIYASEEIGGLGLPRLDATLVFEEMAAVDPSTTAFLTIHNMATWMVGQWARPAVREQWGPLLASGEKLASYCLTEPNAGSDAGSLATRAERQGDDYVLNGAKAFISGGGDTDLLVVMARTGGDGPGGVSAFAVPADAAGIAYGRKEEKMGWNSQSTRPITFEQVRVPASHMLGEPGEGFKIAMKGLDGGRINIGTCSVGAAQGAMDAARRCMDERRQFNRKLAQFQALQFKLADMATHLVAARQMVRLAACKLDAGSADASTYCAMAKRFATDMGFQICLDAQQIHGGYGYLRDYPLERLVRDTRVHQILEGTNEIMRVIVARQLLEKGADIR